The genomic interval AATCCGCGATGACGCTGCCCGGCCATTTCGCTCAGGTAGGTGGCCGATGCGCCGTATTCACCGCCGACACTCAGGCCCTGCAGCAGACGCGCCAGGACCAGCAGCGAAGGTGCCGCGAGCCCGATGCTGGCATAGGTCGGCGTCACCGCAATGAGCAGCGAGCCGCCGCACATGAGCAGCACGGACGCTGTGAGCGCCGCACGTCGGCCGTGACGGTCGGCATAGCGTCCCATGAGCCAGCCACCCAGCGGTCGCATGAAGAAGCCCACCGCAAACACCGCTGCGGCATTGAGCAACTGGATGGTCTGATTGGCCGGTGGGAAGAACGCGCGCGCGAAGTAGAGCGAGAACGCCGAGTAGGCGTACCAGTCGTACCACTCCACCAGATTGCCAACCGAGCCGCCAAAGATCGCGCGCAGGCGGCGACTGGTGCCGCTCATACGTCACGCCTCATGCGCCGCGCCTCATGTGTTGCCCCGATCGATGGCGCGGGCCAGCAGGTCGAGCACGTCCGCAGCGGTTTGCACGCCGGGGACTTCGTCCATGTCAATCACATAGCCGTAGCGCGACGCGATGGCCTCATAGAGTGGCTGGCGATGCGCCAGCAACTGCTCGAAGCCCCACACGGCAAAATCATCGGGGTCCACCTCGTCCGGGGCCACTTTGCGCGTGTCGAGATAGGTCTGCCACGTCGCCGCCAGGAACGCGGGCTGGTAGTACATGGGCTTGGGATGCGCGCGGAATCGCTCCACCAGCATGCGCGTGTGCGCCGCGGTGCCGCGGATGTACACCAGCATGGTGTGCTCGGCGAGGCAGCGCAGCACCGGGTCCTGCGGGTCGTTCACGTCCACCACTTCGCAGAGACTGCCGCCCGAGTCGCACACAAAATGGGCGTAGCCATAAATGGACGTGGCCCGCTCGATGAACTCGGGCACGTCGAGCAGGGCACGGATTTC from Gemmatimonas sp. UBA7669 carries:
- a CDS encoding ATPase, whose amino-acid sequence is MRFSTGRALREQPAHAVTFFGMSGVGKTTLAGLLQRHDWFQYSVDYRIGTRYMDEHIVDNFKREAMKVPFLRQLLRSDSIYIRSNLSFENLSPLSTYLGKPGREDLGGIAYAEYVRRQAQHRSAEIRALLDVPEFIERATSIYGYAHFVCDSGGSLCEVVDVNDPQDPVLRCLAEHTMLVYIRGTAAHTRMLVERFRAHPKPMYYQPAFLAATWQTYLDTRKVAPDEVDPDDFAVWGFEQLLAHRQPLYEAIASRYGYVIDMDEVPGVQTAADVLDLLARAIDRGNT